One Triticum dicoccoides isolate Atlit2015 ecotype Zavitan chromosome 3B, WEW_v2.0, whole genome shotgun sequence genomic window, TTATCTACCTGATGCTACTCAGATGGCTACATATATTCCCTATCGTACATATACTCTCACCATTAATAGGTTTCAGCGAAGCTAGTGATATTTCTATGGGCTCAATATTAGTTGCAAAATTACACATAATAGTGTCGATGGTTGTTGTCGTTTGCTAGATGTATACTGAAGCATCAGACTATGGCAGACCACTCTATCGAATAATTACTTTTGTTATAAACCCTGTGCAGGTTCCAGAAGTCAATCTTCATGAACTTGGTCTTCCCTTTATAGTATCATAATAGCAATTTGTGGTTGTGCTCAAAAGTTACTTGTTGTATCACAGATTACTGAACTATGTGGTGCTGAAAGTTATCTtgtttgttgttttttgcatggatTCTCATTCTGTTATATCACAATTTTCCGAACTAGCAGTGCAAAATTGCAAATTAGACCTACCAAAATATGAGACATCATGTAGTATAAGAGGATTAAGAGCTGAAAGATGCCTAGCCTTTTTAATCTGTTATCATGTTGACCTCTACGTTTTCTTGCACAGAAATAGTCAGAAACCCATCAATCCTGGAATCTCCTATTTCTTAAATACAATCATTGTATAATTCTTTACAGCCTCTTTCTCAAATTTGAACCTCAAGCTATGTGTGAGATTGCTAATGCTTGTTTTTTTTTCCCGGTTGTATGTTCTTTTTCTCGAACGCAAGTGGTAGATTTTTTACACTAGTGCTCTTGGGCTTATTCATGGTTTGTGATTCAGACATGTTGCAGTGAAAATTTTCCTTCCATATGGCAGCACAAGTCCAAGCAAACAGTGGCTACTTTATGCTTGCGTGGCATTTCTCCTTCTATATGAAAGTTTTGTTTTGTTGGAATATACAGactataaaacggaaatatgtccgatcAGGATATGAAGGCATTGAACCTTTACTGCTGTAGCTTTTTGAAATAAAAATTATATTGCTTGACCAAATTCATCGCTTTGATTTTCTGAGCGCACTACAAATTAAACTATATTCAGACTAGCCACTTTTCTTGTTAGCCCATCTGATATTTTGATGCTTAAGCTGGCAAAACGAATATATCATGATGCCTAATTCCCAGTATCTGGATCCTTGCTCTGTTTTATCTGAAACAGGAATGCCACTTGAAGAACAAGGATATGGGGAAAGCTTTTGGATGACTTGGGACTAGTATGCCACCAACCAAGTGCACAGGGCTGCTGCATTTCCTCAGTAACAGTTCTAACTGTGTTTATTTTAACTAGTGGTGGATTAATTAGGTTACTATTTCACACTCCTGTCTTGTGGCATCAGTAGTGCTAGTGTGTACCTGGTCTGTTTGTGTTGTTGTCTTGTAGGATTTGGAGAGGTGTCCTGATTTGTATGTTGAGTAGCCATATTATCTGGTCTAGTACTTGCTTGCATTTGGACTAGTGTCTTATTGTTGGCCATTTCAGAATCGATTTCAGTAAAAGAAAGCTCCATTGAAGCCACAATATGACTACGcttctagtacaaagttgtactaaaattGGGACACTTAGTTAGGGACGGAAGGAGTATaaaactttttagagatttcaatatgactacatacagagcaaaatgagtgctcTAAGATACATCTGTACATAGTcggtattaaaatctctaaaaatgcTTATATTTAGAAGCGGAGGAGTACATGGCTCATGTGCTCGCTCAGAAGTACTCTAATTTGTTGTACTTGTAGAGGGATGAACCAAAAGCAGTTGCCAGTAGGCTCAGGTGAATGCATCAGGTAACAGTGGCAATTGTGCAGAAGTCTTCCAATGCAAATACTAGAGAGACGTGCCCTGTAGTATAAGCCAGAAGACCTAAGCCCGTGCCTGTGTGATTCGTGAACGGGTTGACACTTTTCACACGACCAAAAGTACTACCTCCCATGGTATTTTGTGTCAAAATTTGACCACATATTTGAATAACAAAATATCAATGCATATCATAAAAAATTGTATTTATCAAAATATTGATAACAATAGTATTATTTTTACTACATATAACTTACATTTTATAAGTTAAAATTATAGTCAAAATATGGTGATCATGGATGCAAGGCCCGCGCAACCTGTACAACCACGAGGTGGGGAGCTCCCCTCCTATTCGGCGCTTCAGGCACCAGGGAGCTTCCCTGGCGCTGATGcaagtgggccggcccatttagatATTGCATTTTTTTCCTTGGTTCGCTCGatcgcattttggaaaagaaaagaaaaaaaaccaaaataattcacaaaaaaggaaaaaaatgtgaattcaaaaaaattcactgattttgaaaaaaaaacatgaacttggaaaagagttcatcaatttaaaAAATTCATCGAACTTGAAAAtatttcattgaatttgaaaaaaacatCAACATTAAAAAAAGTTGGTCTAATTTGAAAAGGTTGATCGAACTAGAAAAAAGTTCATCGTGGATGCAAGGCCCACGCGACGGTACAACCATCAGGTGCCTAGAACATCCACGATGAGTGCAGACCTCTAGGTCTAGATTTGGGCATAACCACCGCCAAAGAAGGAGACCGCGCGAGAGCTTCCCGCCAGCACACTCCTCGCCACCCACACGACCGAGGAACAtagccaccgccgccaccatgatGCCCGCCAAAGAGCCAATCATCTAGACCGCCACCTGGGGCCGCTGCCCCGGCATCCAAGGTCCCGATGCTAACCCACCCCAAAACCTGCAGCCACCACACACATAAGGGACAAGGGGAAAAAGTCATTCCTTCCTCGCCCCTGGGCAGCCCTAGGCCCGTTTCCAGTCCCCGGACACAGGCAAATCAAGGACTCCTGCCCAGTGGGCAAGGGTGAGCCCCCGGTAGGTAGGTGAGGGAATGgatccatggctcggtggaagaagATCCACCACCCTTGGTGGCGATGTGAACATGGGAGGTGCCCAGCCCTACGGTCTCGATCCGTGCAGCACTGGTTAGAGTTGGTGGGAAGCCCGCCTCGGACTAACATCaccagagagcgagaagagagagggGCGCATCGCCGCAAGGGGAGCCCCACCACCAAAGATCGGCCGCACCAATTGTACTCTCCATGGTGCTCTATTCGAGCCAAAGAATGAGTCATCGGCTCGTTGATGTCCCGGTCCGGCCTACGCTAACACCAACACTGATGGTAATGATCCTCCAGAGGTTTGCATGGCCTTTGAGCCAACGGATGGCGAGGATCCCACGGGGTGCGGCGGTGGTTCCGTGTAGAATCGAGGAAGGAGAGGGGATCATGTCCATGAGATGACTGGCACGGTAAACTGTCATCGAGGATGAGCGGAGCATGGTTAGCGACAACAACAAACGCAATGGTGGCGGATGTCGACACATGCGACCCGACAAGGACCTAGGGATGCAATTCCTGAGTGGGTAGGGGATGCTCTGGGAGGAGGGATTTGGATGGGGTTTCACCGGACATAACGAATTTCATAGAATGGGCATGACCATTATGGCAAGTTGGAAATTTTCTAAGTTGTAGTATAATGATTGCTCACATCCAAAAGAAAACACTTGTATTACCGAAAGCTAAAACGTTGATAGATTTCTTACATTGCATCACTCAAATGTATTGTTCcaaattagatttccttcttttcgGCCAAAAAAAATTCCTTCAGAACTCACTGATCCAGGGCTAGCGTCTCCGAAGGATGTCGCCTGAGAAACATGACAAACAATCGGCGTGAAATCTGCAATGCACCAAAATTAGAAAAATGGAAGTAAAAAGATAGCAGGTAGAGATCCATACACAGATACACATTACACTTGttgaagaaacttgatctctctctTTTTGTGTACTTTTACCATTAGCAAGGAGCAACCGTCAGCCAAACATGCCTGCCCGCTTAATGCAAACATGAACAATTGATTCAAGCTTGCCGCTGAATGATGGTTGCTAGCCATCATTTAATTAGGTCATAAAATCACGGTAAATAAGAATTAGAAAACGGATGGTAATTGTTTTTTGAGCAAAAAGCAGCTAGGCTTTATTGAACATTGATAATGTTTACAGAAACGGAGTTCACGTCATGAGGCACTCCCAACCACAAATGTGCACCAGGAGAAAGGGAAAAAACAAATCTAGCTAATCAACGGGCTTCAAAGTTTGAAGCTCTAGGCTCAAAATTAAACACACAGACACAAGTGACTAAAAGCTTTACTGTACTCGTTGATCTCTCTAATAACGGCACCATAACCATAATTGCCTCCTGCACCTTGGTTGATATGATTGACCATTTATTGATGTTACGGGCTTGATAGGCCCTATTTTTGTTAATTCGGGCTGGACCTGGATGGGCCTTGGTTGCCAGGATGGGAAGGCATCAGCTCTGCTTCACATGTCTCANNNNNNNNNNNNNNNNNNNNNNNNNNNNNNNNNNNNNNNNNNNNNNNNNNNNNNNNNNNNNNNNNNNNNNNNNNNNNNNNNNNNNNNNNNNNNNNNNNNNNNNNNNNNNNNNNNNNNNNNNNNNNNNNNNNNNNNNNNNNNNNNNNNNNNNNNNNNNNNNNNNNNNNNNNNNNNNNNNNNNNNNNNNNNNNNNNNNNNNNNNNNNNNNNNNNNNNNNNNNNNNNNNNTGCACCATCCGCTCTGCTTCACTCCATCGGCCTTGGTAGCTCGATCCCCTTTCTTACCGAAACCCTAAACGGAAGGAGGGCGAGGCGCTGCCGCCGCCGGACAGGATGGGAGGCGAGGCGCGGCGGCCGCCGGCGTGCGTATTCAAGGTGCTCGACGACGACGACCTCCTGACGGAGATCATCGTCCGCGTCGGCTTCCCCACCAGCCTCGTCCGCGCCGCCGGCGTCTGCAggcgctggctcagccacgcctccGACCGCGCATTCCTCCGCCGTTTCCGCGAGCTCCACCCGCCAAGACTCCTCGGCTTCTACATCGTAGAGTGGAGGTATCCGGCCGCCGCACGCTTCATCCCGATTCTGCATCAGCCCCCGGAGCTCGCTGCCGTCGTCCGCCGCGCAAACTTCAGCGAGGGGCTACCCTTCTCCAAAAAAGAAGGGGATACCATGGTGGGCTGCTCGAACGGCAGCGTCTTCACCCGCCGCCTAAACTTCACCAGCTGCAGAAACTTCGACCTGGACACCTACGAGCTTGTATTCACAGTGCACAGCCCGCTGCGCTATGGAGGAGGTATGGCCGTCCTCCCAGGATTACATCTCAGAATGCCCTCTTTGTACAGTTGGGCACAACTCTTCTCCAAAGAAGATGGGGACGGGTCGTCCTACTTTTACGTCACGGTGGAGGCCCTGGATACCATGGTACCTACGTTAAATGTTTATATGTTGGGAAATGGTGATGCTGCCTGGCACAAACATCTCACGTTGGCGTCGGACCTCCTCTGCCGTCCATCTAGTCCGAAAGGCGTGCTCGTTGACAACAAAATCTATGTCGCGACCTACAATGCAATTGTTGTCCTGGATTTGACATCCTCAACCTTATCGACAATTCAGCTCCCACACGGGGTGGGTTTTGGCCTAGGTGCCACCGTGTTGTCACGGGCCGATGATGGTTCTGTTTTATATCTCATCCATATCAAAGAGCTTCAACTTCACATCTGGCTCCACAATGGGGACAACTGGCTGCTGGTGGACACCATTTGCTTGAGTGAAATGTGTGCTAGTTTTCCTGAGGATGAGCTTACTAGTATCCGGATAAACCATGTGGGGGACTATAATGAGTATGTATTCTTGGAGATGGATCAATATGCACTCTACTTGGATGTCAAGTGCAGGACGCTGCGTAAGGTGTGCGAGATGACAGCAGATGAGTATTCTTTGGGTGATATCTATCCTTTTATGATGAGCTGGCCTCCCATTTTCCCTACTCTCAGTCCTGCAAGGTTTGCCTTTTTCCCTTTTAGTGATATGTATAGTCTACTTGTAGAGTTTACATAGTTTTGCAATGTGCATCATGTATCTCACTATTTAGTATAGCTGTGTACTGGTGTTACATATGTGATTGATTCTTTAAATCAAACAATACTGGTCAGCTTGATGTAAGATGACTTGAAATCACTTCTGTATTGATTTACTAGGACATTTAACAATGCTAGAGGCGGCATTAGTGAATGATTGATGTAAGATGATTTGAAATCGCTTGTATACCGAGGAATATTGCAAGGTGTCTACTTATGGTCATAGTAGGTACCCTTGCGTGTTGTTGTCGGTGTGTAATGGGTTCGTTGCAAATGATGTTGTAAATAGGTAAGAGAAAAAGAAAAGTAGGAGTTATGGATGGATGCAGGTTTGTTTCTTAACTTCCAGGGGACAGCTAAAAGTGCACGACTGAAGTTGGGGGTTTCGCTGCTGCGAAAATACACTACGGGGAAGCACTAGCTTTTGCAACTTCTGCTTCTCTTTTCTCCCCCTTTGGTTAGCTTATAGCTTCCAAAAGCCAGAAGTTGGCTGCAAAAGCTCAACCAAACACAGCCTTAGTCGCTATAAGATTACAGAAATCTTCTTTTAGATATGCTACCATGGTGGACCTCTAATGGACTTTTATGTACCTGATGCTACTCGGATGGCTAAATACTTCTGAATCCAACTATCACCCATATATTATCACTCTTAATAGGTTTCAGCGAAGCTAGTAATATTTCAATGGGCTCATTATTAGTTGCAAAACTACACATGATTTGTGATGGTTGTTGTTGTTTGCTAGACGTATACTGGAGTATCAGACTATGGCAGACTACTATGGAATAATTGATTCTGTTGAACCTTGTGCTGCCACCAGAAGCCATGCTTCCTGAACTTGGTCTTCCCTAGGGATGCAAGCGGGCATCCCGCATAGCCCCGCATAAGTAGAGAGTTAGTTCAGATTGAACTAAAACTGAGCGGAGCAGTTATAACTAACGAAAATTAATTTTGACTATGGAGCGGGCCGGATCGGGCGCCGGTCTGCACCCCTAGTCTTCCCTTTACTGAACTATCAATGCAGAATTGCAAATTGGACCTACAAAAGTATAAAACATCATGTATAAGAGGATTTGGAGCTGAAAGATGCCTAGCCTTGTTAATTTGTTATCATGTTGACCACCTATGTTTTCTTGCACAGAAAGTCAGGAACCCATCAAGCCTGGAATTTTAGCTTCATAATTCTTAAATATAATCATGGTGTAATTTTCTACAACCTACTTTTCAACTGTGAACCACAAACTATGTATGGGATTGCTAATACTTGTTTCTTTTCCGAGTGTTGCCTAGTGGATTGTATCTTCTTTTTCTCAGACACAAGTAGTAGATTTTACGATGGTTCTCTCTAGATTCTTCATTAATTGTGATTCAGATACATCGCAGTGAAAATTTCCTTTTATATGACATTCTTGTCCAAGGCATTTAACCTGTGCTTCTGTAACTTTTGGAAATAAAAAACTAAATTGCTTGACCAAATTCACCGCTTTAATTTTCTAAGCGCACTAAACATTTTACTATCGTCGGACTAGCCACTCATCTTGTTTGCCCATCTTATAATTTTGATGCTTAAAGTTAAAGTGGCAAACCGAATACATCCTGATGCCTAATTTCCTCTATCTGGTTCCTTGCTCGGTTTTCTCTGAAACAGGGATGCCACTTGAAGAACGAGGATATGAGGAAAGCTTTTGGATGAGTTGTGACAAGGGTGCCACCAACGAAGAGCACAGGGCTGCATTTCCTCACTAGCAGTTCTAACCGTGTTCATTTTAACTAGCAGTGGATTGATTAGGATGGTATGTAACTTGAGCAGCTACTCCTGTCATGTGGCATCAGTCGGTTAGTACTGTATGCATCAGTAGTGTTAGTGTGTAACACTCTCGCCtggtttgtttgtgttgttgtccaCTCCAGATCGCTACTTGTGAAAAGCGTCTTATTTTGTATGTTGAGTAGCTATATAATCTGATCTAGTACTTCCGTTGAAGTCTTGCGTGGTTCCACTGCTTGCATTTGGACAAGCGCCTTATTGTTCGCCATTGCAGAATCGGTGTCGCTTGCTCTGATGTAAAAGTGAAAGAAAGTTCCGTTGACCACACTCTGTCTAATCTACATGGCACATGTGCTGGTTCACTAATAAATAACTACTTTGTTGTACTTGTAGAGGGATGAACCCGCAGCACTAGCCAGTAGGGTCAGGTGAATTCATCAGGTAAGAGTGGCAATTCTGCAGAAGTCTCGAAATACAAGAGAGACATGACCTATAATCTGAGCCAGAAGACCTAGGCCCACGGGCCTGTGTGATGCGTGAACGGGCTAACACTATTCACACGACCAAAAGCTGTTCTTTGGTGCCCGGTGCCCATATAATCCATGTCGGTGGCTCGCCGGTGCTCATCCGCGCAGCTGACCGCCAACGGTCCTTGCCGTTGTGCCGACATTGTTGTAGAGCTGGTCGAGCATCAACCTACTATTGTCGAACCTAACAAGTTGAGGCACGTCCAGCGACATCCCGTTGTACGGGCCATATGATCTCATCAGCCTGAATGGCCGGCGGATGGGAAATCGGTCTAGCCCAACCATCATGAATGCAAGGCCCACAGGACGCACCATTGATGCTATAGAACAGAAGAAGAGTTGTACTCAACGGTTTGGCATTGATGATATGGACGATGATCAGAGACCGAAGTATGAAGTGGTGAAGAAGGTGGCGGCCCATCCACGAAAAGATAGAGATGGCTCGGAAGCTTGTGGACCCTAAGAActacgaagaagacaaacgggttGGCTTATTAGCGGTTGGCAGCGAGTTCGATGTCGATTTTAAGAGCTCTCGCGGCTTTGGCAACAAAGATGAGTAAAGACCACCATATGTTGGGCTATGGTATCAAAGGAACAATCATCTTTGACGAAAGTCAGAAAACCATGAAGATTGGGGCAGGGTTGAACACATAACACTGATTCACAGCTTTTAGCATTTTAATAGTGAATTTGACCACCCGGGCCTACATAGGATGACATGGCATACCTAGGTGGACAAGGGTCCCACCTATCGTCCCCACATATTCTTtcgatctcttcttcctcctcatatcCTTTTCTCCATGGTGCTCTATGCCAGCCAAAGAACGAGTCATGGGCTGGTTGATGTCCTAGTCTGACCTACACTAGCATCGACACCGGTGCCCACTATACTCCAGAGCTGTGCATGACCCTTGAGCCATCGGACGGCGAGGGTCCCACGAGGTGCAGTGGTGCACCCGGACATAGTTGAGGAAGGAGAGGGGATCGTGTAAAAGACTGGCGCAGTAAACTGTCATCGAggataactgtcggtgtcaaaaccggcggatctcgggtagggggtcccgaactgtgcgtctaggcggatggtaacaggagacaagggacacgatgtttttacccaggttcgggccctctcaatgaaggtaaaaccctactcctgcttgattaatattgatgatatgggtagtacaagagttgatctaccacgagatcagagaggctaaaccctagaagctagcctatggtatgattgttgttcgtcctacggactaaacctctccggtttatatagacaccggagagggctagggttacacagagtcggttacaatgggaggagatctacatatcgtatcgccaagcttgccttccacgctaaggaaagtcctatccggacacgggacgaagtcttcaatcttgtatcttcatagtccgggagtccggccaaaggtcatagtccggccatccggacaccccctaatccaggactccctcagtagcccctgaaccaggcttcaatgacgacgagtccggcgcgcaaattgtcttcggcattgcaaggcgggttcctcctccgaatacttcatagaagatgttgaacacaaggatagtgtccggctctgcaaaatagtttccacataccaccatagagagaataatattcgcacaaatctaatctgctgacgtattccatagcgtgacatcatgccacaaccaagcctttattcgaatcgttttactgtcccacctcagcgtgtttagcgaggcggtttccttggcacgtcttgtcaaagcagagatcgtgtccccttattctaggattctcatcaatacggtcgtgggtaacccaaccgcgccattaatcgcggcgcttgggagataagcgagttttactaggctggtgggggcacatagtttcggccgcccatataaggggataagaatccaccctttccatctacgccttcctcctccttcgcttatctATTCCTACGCACTCGagttccagcgcccaagtccgcacttcccacctcaaccttctccaatcatgtccggagcgggaggcaagtggatggcctcctccgttacggaggggcaaatcaagaagctgaggaaagccggatacttgtccaacgacatcgcgcactggctcccagatgagggacagctcatccccacccccaggccccatgagagggtcgtgtttctcccccatttcctccacggactgggctttcctcttcacccattttgtccgggggctcatgttctactacggcctagatttccacgatctggccccaaacttcatcctcaacatcttggcgtttatcgtcgtgtgtgaggtcttcctccgcatccaaccccacttcagcttatggctgaagaccttcaatgtcaagccgaaggttgtgggcggccgacaagcggagtgcggaggcgccatggtgggaaagatggccaacgtcacatggctcgagggctcctttgtggaaaccatcaaagggtggcaatcagggtggttctacatcaccaagccgcgtgaccctgaatgggaagcggcccccgagttccgatctggcatccccatgcggctcacctcatggaaagagacgggcctatcatggggtaatccggaagaggcgaccggactccaaacctgtgtcCAGAACCtcatggacaagaaggttaaactcatcaacgtagtctaggtcatgctcttccgccggatcctcccgtgtcaatggcgggcttttaatctgtgggaattcgacccggctcagTACAAAactctgtccaggctcttcgacacaacgaacgaagatgcttggaagatgcttttcaagagctccgaggtccaccctcccactaccgaggatcgcggattctgcgcgaagtgccaagccagcacggtaagcttagtttacccattacagggtatttgtttttcatagtttgactctatgcgggatctaaactcccattcctttaacaggactggcagaagaaggccggacaaatcgactgtccggctcctttgcccgaagacccagtagacgcccgcttgacgaagctgctggtcccggcaccccacatggtgccggagaagaaggccaagaagaaggccacgggaactcgaaggagctcccggcgactggtggtgtcggactcatcgcccgaagaccccgaagcgcactcctctctgaagacgaggaggaggaagaagaaccctctccccctccaacgggtggaggaaagaaaaggaaggccgccccatctggggaggccagagggtccaagaaggggaagacccttcttccggactacgcctccgacgccgaagacggcagagaggagtggccatccagggccaagcccctggcgaaatcgtaagtatccggttaCCAGAATAACTCacggtattcctttattgcacagtgccttctgacgccgaatataatcatgcagtcagcCCAAGGCTCAGCTCAATGATTCGTTGAGTGGCTCCctagactcgtcggatatgaacagtctttcactcccgacggtttcctcccccgccctacggacgaagccgaggtggagtcccgaaaggggctgagccaggaggaggtggtcctggaagcgcagcaaggcgacctcccggactccaggcccgaaggggataaaaccctggagggatctaagtccggccctcgaccggacaccgcaccggaaccttcagtggttccggagtccggcaggcggccccttcgcaagaagggcaagcctatgacgccggcggccaccgtccaa contains:
- the LOC119278381 gene encoding uncharacterized protein LOC119278381, encoding MGGEARRPPACVFKVLDDDDLLTEIIVRVGFPTSLVRAAGVCRRWLSHASDRAFLRRFRELHPPRLLGFYIVEWRYPAAARFIPILHQPPELAAVVRRANFSEGLPFSKKEGDTMVGCSNGSVFTRRLNFTSCRNFDLDTYELVFTVHSPLRYGGGMAVLPGLHLRMPSLYSWAQLFSKEDGDGSSYFYVTVEALDTMVPTLNVYMLGNGDAAWHKHLTLASDLLCRPSSPKGVLVDNKIYVATYNAIVVLDLTSSTLSTIQLPHGVGFGLGATVLSRADDGSVLYLIHIKELQLHIWLHNGDNWLLVDTICLSEMCASFPEDELTSIRINHVGDYNEYVFLEMDQYALYLDVKCRTLRKVCEMTADEYSLGDIYPFMMSWPPIFPTLSPARDAT